The Xiphophorus hellerii strain 12219 chromosome 5, Xiphophorus_hellerii-4.1, whole genome shotgun sequence genome window below encodes:
- the LOC116720801 gene encoding inositol 1,4,5-trisphosphate receptor-interacting protein produces the protein MMQDTLVRVFVVAAGLLLCPRDNPGVEEWDDAVDEDLQKHEQMLLEGEEKLVQPSAPVSYKIKEPQGDINNNPEQQNQSNQHDKDEPLDTDVAVAERRTFDPKLPVGHMTSKSATVNLTENLDNQEGEDFSSGSSEQDSLQGHYEKSEGAAIHPKDRDSPASHVYSKMENETSEKGIAEWERDYLWYIWNTFSIISIMRFFRKYLKRNLQTDQEETTISPRRSPKVLLPDVETLQSFYAQCVQASAEKMLREKGFLEGFAHDLLEAMRTVCENNGSMLIEDFQMVKERDIIVHFAPCKPYSVRCLLGNNPVSDPLLYTQVCGQIKLLKEEKVPNGCPCQSADADDMVCLVHSESDKAKTKVVDAFNGPLCSKNSPFLSKSKITRWFQNTVKQAWAQISHKYEFELSIRYVETPGALVVRFKSGKKINFSLKPVVKFNTEANFCILPWSSRDVDTFWALSLSVYEDRLLEHLSKRLPVNSCRDQILEIAFFLHRRQEALTGKTALKDIHFKMALMHLLLAKKTSQWQPNFATCRLQDLLSFVEESLKRKHLTHILVGNPLAEVTGLPKEICRAKPVNLFHLFVEDDCTYKNAVMHFQEMFQNAHMLIHEYVVQPRAGTKSFA, from the coding sequence ATGATGCAAGACACTCTGGTGCGAGTGTTTGTGGTGGCTGCAGGTCTTCTGTTGTGTCCCCGGGATAATCCTGGGGTTGAGGAATGGGACGATGCCGTCGACGAGGATTTGCAAAAGCACGAGCAGATGCTGCTGGAAGGGGAAGAGAAACTAGTCCAACCATCAGCACCTgtcagttacaaaataaaagaacctCAAGGTGACATAAATAACAATCCAGAGCAACAGAATCAGTCCAATCAACATGACAAAGATGAACCATTGGACACAGATGTGGCTGTTGCTGAAAGAAGAACTTTTGATCCCAAATTACCAGTGGGACACATGACAAGTAAATCTGCTACCGTGAATCTGACTGAAAATCTAGACAATCAGGAGGGAGAAGATTTTAGTAGTGGCAGCTCAGAACAAGATAGTCTGCAGGGACATTATGAGAAGTCAGAAGGTGCAGCGATCCACCCAAAAGATCGAGACTCACCTGCCTCACATGTCTACAGCAAGATGGAAAACGAAACCTCAGAGAAAGGTATTGCAGAATGGGAGAGGGATTATCTCTGGTACATCTGGAACACATTCTCCATCATTTCCATAATGCGCTTCTTCAGGAAATACCTGAAGAGAAATCTCCAAACAGATCAGGAAGAGACCACGATCTCCCCCCGCAGATCTCCTAAAGTGTTGCTGCCTGACGTTGAAACTCTGCAGAGCTTTTATGCTCAATGTGTTCAGGCCTCAGCTGAGAAAATGTTGAGGGAGAAGGGTTTTTTGGAAGGATTCGCACATGACCTCTTGGAGGCCATGAGGACGGTTTGTGAAAACAACGGCAGCATGTTGATTGAGGACTTTCAGATGGTGAAAGAGCGTGACATCATTGTTCATTTTGCTCCATGCAAACCATATAGTGTCCGCTGCCTGCTCGGGAACAACCCGGTGAGTGATCCACTGCTTTACACGCAAGTCTGCGGTCAGATAAAACTCCTGAAAGAAGAGAAAGTCCCAAATGGCTGCCCCTGCCAGTCCGCCGATGCAGACGATATGGTTTGCCTGGTACATTCGGAGAGtgacaaagcaaaaacaaaagtggttGATGCTTTCAATGGACCACTGTGCAGCAAGAACAGCCCTTTTCTGTCAAAATCGAAGATCACCCGGTGGTTTCAGAACACAGTCAAACAAGCCTGGGCGCAGATCTCACATAAATACGAGTTTGAGCTCAGCATCCGCTACGTTGAGACTCCAGGCGCTCTGGTGGTTCGCTTCAAGTCAGGGAAGAAGATCAACTTCAGTTTGAAGCCGGTGGTTAAGTTCAACACAGAAGCTAATTTCTGCATCTTACCCTGGTCCTCCAGAGATGTGGACACTTTCTGGGCGCTATCGCTCTCCGTCTACGAAGACCGCCTCCTGGAACATCTCTCCAAACGCCTTCCTGTGAACTCCTGTCGTGATCAAATTCTTGAAATTGCCTTCTTCCTTCATAGGAGACAGGAAGCGCTGACAGGGAAGACTGCACTAAAGGACATCCACTTTAAAATGGCATTAATGCACCTTCTGCTGGCCAAAAAAACATCGCAGTGGCAACCAAACTTTGCTACCTGCAGGCTACAAGACCTGCTGAGCTTTGTGGAGGAAAGTCTTAAGAGGAAGCACCTGACCCACATTCTCGTTGGCAACCCTTTGGCTGAGGTTACTGGACTGCCTAAAGAAATCTGCAGAGCAAAGCCAGTGAACCTGTTTCATCTCTTTGTGGAAGATGACTGTACATATAAGAATGCCGTCATGCATTTCCAGGAGATGTTTCAAAATGCCCACATGTTGATACATGAATATGTTGTTCAACCTCGGGCTGGCACAAAATCCTTTGCTTAA
- the calhm1b gene encoding calcium homeostasis modulator protein 1, giving the protein MDKFRMMFQFLQSNQESFMNGICGIMALASAQMYSAFEFSCPCMPEYNYTYGIGLLIIPPIWFFLLGFVLNNNVSVLAEEWKRPTGSRTKDPTILRYMFCSITQRSLIAPALWVSVTLMDGKSFLCAFSINLDIEKFGNSSFVKGMSETEKIRLLARIPCKDLFEHQEIRVAATRYIKCISQACGWIFLLMMTFTAFLIRAIRPCFTQAAFLKTKYWSHYIDIERKMFDETCKEHAKSFAKVCIHQYFENISGEMQSLHRHRSGKDENGDEDEDKRSDEDKLLGIRAQDDMNKLLWNWHTCKPALALRKDQMDGENNSKLNGKINEGFNGFANGHAHETKKKEWAVYYSKV; this is encoded by the exons ATGGATAAGTTTCGTATGATGTTCCAGTTCCTCCAGTCCAACCAGGAGTCTTTCATGAATGGGATTTGTGGCATCATGGCATTAGCAAGTGCCCAGATGTACTCTGCCTTTGAGTTCAGCTGCCCCTGCATGCCAGAATACAACTACACCTACGGTATTGGGCTTCTCATCATCCCTCCCATATGGTTCTTTTTGTTGGGCTTTGTCTTGAACAATAATGTGTCGGTGCTCGCCGAGGAGTGGAAAAGACCCACAGGGAGCCGGACGAAGGATCCAACAATCCTGCGCTACATGTTTTGTTCAATCACCCAGAGATCGTTGATCGCCCCTGCGTTGTGGGTGTCGGTCACCCTCATGGACGGGAAGAGCTTCCTCTGCGCTTTCAGCATCAACTTGGATATTGAAAAGTTCGGGAATTCCAGCTTTGTTAAAGGGATGTCGGAGACAGAGAAGATTCGACTGCTGGCCAGGATCCCCTGCAAAGACCTGTTTGAGCATCAGGAAATAAGAGTGGCAGCAACACGGTACATCAAGTGTATATCACAG GCATGTGGATGGATTTTTCTCCTCATGATGACCTTCACCGCCTTCCTCATCCGGGCCATCAGGCCGTGCTTCACCCAAGCCGCTTTCCTCAAAACCAAATACTGGTCCCATTACATCGACATTGAGCGCAAGATGTTCGATGAGACCTGCAAGGAGCATGCGAAGAGCTTCGCCAAAGTGTGCATCCACCAGTACTTTGAGAACATCAGCGGGGAGATGCAGAGCCTCCACCGCCACCGCTCCGGGAAGGACGAGAACGGCGACGAAGACGAGGACAAGAGAAGTGACGAAGACAAGCTGCTGGGCATCAGGGCCCAGGACGACATGAACAAGCTCTTGTGGAACTGGCACACGTGTAAGCCGGCGCTGGCTCTGAGGAAGGACCAGATGGACGGTGAAAACAATAGCAAGCTGAACGGGAAGATAAACGAGGGATTTAATGGGTTCGCAAACGGACACGCCCACGAGACCAAAAAAAAGGAATGGGCCGTGTATTACAGTAAGGTTTGA